The bacterium genome segment ATTCACGCTTGAGGCCGGCTGGCAGCGGCTCGAAGTTGAACTGCCTCGAATCATCGACGGCGATGCCATTGAGGTTCTTCTGAGATGCTACCCCTGGCGGCCAGCGGAGGTCGCGGGAGGCAACGACTTGCGGCGACTCGGCCTCGCCCTGAAGAGGGCGAGCGTCATCTGATACCCGAAACGCCGGGGTCGCGTGAGGGGGGCATCATCGCCGGTCTGGGTTGTGTGGCGAGTGATTGTGGGTAAGGAACAAGTGGAATTAGGATTGACCTGATGCTGCGTTTCGTTCCCTGCAGGCAAGCTATAATGGCGCAGGAATTTCTGGCCGCTGTTGGCAGAAATTCGGTTCCCCGAAGGGGGGCCACAATAGTAGCCGTGGGTGCAACCCACGGAATGCGTTCTATGTTCAGCCCTTTCAGGGCTGTTTTCCTTTCCTTCTCTGACCCTGATCCGTAGGTTTCACCTACGGCTACTCACGTCCATCCCCTTGCGGGGATGCGGGAAGAACGCCGTCAGTTGAGCAGGCCCGGGCACGATTACGAAAACTCCTCCTCAAAAGACCGCTTGACAGCGCCTTCTGCTTGAGTATTGTTCTCTGTAAATAATCCGTGTGGATGCCCTTCGCTTAATAGGGAAGTGTGGTGAGATTCCACCGCGGGCACGCCACTGTAATCGGGGACGAAACCCGAAACTAACGCCACTGGGCGGCCTTAAGCGCCCGGGAAGGCTTCGGGGAGTAGGTTGATCCGTAAGTCAGGAAACCTGTCCAGACGGAAGATTCGTTGAGGTCCCTCGATGACTGGGGATGGGGCGGTTTTGTCTTTTTACCCCAACCGAGGGGTCTCGGTTGGGGTTTTTGCATTTATTGGTGTGAGTATGGAGCTGAGAAGAGTTCTCCTCGTAAGTCTGAGCGCCTCGTTAATCCTAGCCGCATGCGCATTGGCCGAAGAGGCTAAGAAGGCGGACAGCGTCGCGAAACACAAGACCAAGAAAGCCTCATACGCGCTTGAAAAGGAGGTGGTTGTTACGGCCACACGAACCGAGACGGACGCATCCAACGTGTCCGCTTTCGTAACTGTCGTTCGGCCCGAGGACCTTCCTGCTAGGCCGAAGACCGCAGCGGATATGCTCAAAGCTGTTCCCGGACTTAGAATCAACCAATACGGAGGTGGACTTTCGCTCGCCCCGCCCAGCATCAGAGGCTCATCCGCGAACCAGGTCCTAATAATGATAGATGGAGTGAGGCTGAACTCCGCCAGAGGTGATGGCGTGGACCTCTCCGACATTCCAGCGGACATCATCGACCACATCGAGGTCGTCCGCGGCGGCAGCTCCGCACTTTACGGCAGCGACGCGATGGGAGGCGTGATCAACATAATCACGAAACGAGGCACGAAGAGGCCATCCACAACGCTTTCTCTGACCGCCGGGTCGTTTGACACGTTGGGAGCGACAGTCTCGCACAGCGCAGGCCTCGAGAACTTGGACTTTGCGTTGTCGCTGCACTACGCCGAGAGCGAGGGCGACTTTCCTTACGAGTTCCGAGGCACGCAGACCAAGCGGATACAGAACGGCAGCTACACTGCCCGCGGCGGCTTTTTACGTGCAAGTTATCGGCTCGGTTCGGGCACACAGTTAGGCTTGACCCACATCCTGAACGATTCGGATAAGCACTTGCCCGGCAGGATTGAGTTCCCGACGCCTGACGCTGAACAGAAGAACCAGTGGAGCCTGACAACGCTTGTTCTCGACCAAAAGGATTTTCTGGCAAAGGGGCTTTCCGCATCGCTTATGGCCCACTGGCGCGCCGAGCATCTATCCTACTACGATCCCATCTTCGTGGGGGCAACTCCGAGCGGTTACACTGGTCATCGAGGAGGTGTGGAGCTTCTGCTGTGCTACTCGGCGGGCCTGCACCAGCTCATCACGTTCGCCGCCAGTGCCAGTGAGGAGAAACAGAACAGTGTAAACAGTGGCACGCACACAAGAACCACGTCGAGCGTCTTCCTCCAGAACCTAGTCTCGCTACTGGACGACAAGATCATTCTGACACCGGCCGCTAGGCTCGACAGGTATTCCGATGTCGGGCGATCGTTTAACCCCAAGCTCGGCGTCTGCCTCAAACCATTGCCCTTCCTGTCGCTCAAGGCCAACGCATCCAGATCGTTTCGCGTGCCCGGCCTCGATGACCTCTACTGGCCACGGAGCGCCTTCACTGCGGGCAATCCTGACCTGGAGCCTGAGACATGCCACAACTGGGACGCGGGTTTCGAGCTCCGGATTGAGGATAATCTCCGACTTGAGGCGGCCTATTTTTTGAATCGAGCCAAGAACCTGATTTTGTGGCAGCCAGCACAGGGAGGTCTATGGTCTCCTACTAATGTGGGCCGCGCGCGGATGACGGGGATCGAGTCGCGACTTGTGGCCTCGGTGTTCAAATGGTGTCGATTGGAGATGTCGCATACTTATACCGACGCCAAGGACACGACCGATCCCCAAAACACGACACAATTGATAAAGCGCCCAAGAAACAGGACGACTGCGCTATTAAACGTTGGCTGCGACAAGATATCTGGGTCGGTGCAGGTCTCTCGCACCAGCCAGAGCTTCACAACCGCCGCAAACACCCAGTGGCTGCCATCGAACACGCTCGTTGATTGCGGCCTCAAGATGAGGCCACTGAAACATCTGGCG includes the following:
- a CDS encoding TonB-dependent receptor, producing MTGDGAVLSFYPNRGVSVGVFAFIGVSMELRRVLLVSLSASLILAACALAEEAKKADSVAKHKTKKASYALEKEVVVTATRTETDASNVSAFVTVVRPEDLPARPKTAADMLKAVPGLRINQYGGGLSLAPPSIRGSSANQVLIMIDGVRLNSARGDGVDLSDIPADIIDHIEVVRGGSSALYGSDAMGGVINIITKRGTKRPSTTLSLTAGSFDTLGATVSHSAGLENLDFALSLHYAESEGDFPYEFRGTQTKRIQNGSYTARGGFLRASYRLGSGTQLGLTHILNDSDKHLPGRIEFPTPDAEQKNQWSLTTLVLDQKDFLAKGLSASLMAHWRAEHLSYYDPIFVGATPSGYTGHRGGVELLLCYSAGLHQLITFAASASEEKQNSVNSGTHTRTTSSVFLQNLVSLLDDKIILTPAARLDRYSDVGRSFNPKLGVCLKPLPFLSLKANASRSFRVPGLDDLYWPRSAFTAGNPDLEPETCHNWDAGFELRIEDNLRLEAAYFLNRAKNLILWQPAQGGLWSPTNVGRARMTGIESRLVASVFKWCRLEMSHTYTDAKDTTDPQNTTQLIKRPRNRTTALLNVGCDKISGSVQVSRTSQSFTTAANTQWLPSNTLVDCGLKMRPLKHLALEFSVQNLFDHSYQVMPDYAMPGRSYSLTVSLKLEGR